In Paenibacillus stellifer, the DNA window AGCAGCTCTATGCATATCGACGGAGGCCAAGATGAAGAATCTGCAGTATCTCAAAGATTACGTGGAGAAGCACCACGACAATAAAATGGCATGGTACTTGCTGGGCAGAGAATATAAAAGAAGCGGGCAGGAAGGCAAAGCAAATTATTGCTTTAACCGGGCAGGGGGCGTGTACGAGGCCTTCGAGCAGAGCAAAATTCCGGCGGACATGTTCCGGGATTACGAGGAAGGCCTGCTCCGCAGCGCCCGCGAGCGCGCGCTGCGCTCGGCGCGAATCCGCAAGCTGCTGCTGAGCCTCGCGCTGCTGCTGCTGGTGCTTCTGCCCGCCGGCGCTTCGGCGCCGGGCAGAAGCACGGATGCCGTAACCGCCGATGGTTACGGCGGCGGAGGGACGGCCGCGGAGGAGACGCGGCCGGAAGAGCAGGCCGCGCAGCAGGGGGACGCGGCCGCAGATACAGCGGTGAAGGTACTGCGCTTCACCGCCCGGGAGACCGGCGCGGCAGCTGTGCGCCGCAACATTGCCTCAATGCTCGGCGACCTCTCGGCCGATGCTTCTGCCAAGACCGCAGTGCTGGGCATGCAGCGGGATGGCAAGTGGCTGCTCTGGCAGGGAGGACTGCCGGTGGATTATACCGTGGATCAGCAGAAGAACGGCCGGTCCGTGATTCAGTCCTATAACGCCGCCCTCTGCGGCTGTAAGCCGGACGATGCCGGAACGCTGAAGAAGTCCGGGGCAGAATGGCAGCAGCGGCAGGAACAGCTGGCCTCGCTCTGGAGCGCCTTGGCGGCTTATAAGACGGCGAAAGGCAGCTACCCGGAATCGCTGGAGCAGTTAACCGGGGATTTCCCAGGAAATTGGCTGTCCGGGACAACGCCGCTGATGGAGAAAGCCTTCGGCTCATTGAAGGCGCTGGCCCAGAACGGAGAAGGCGGGCTTGCTCAAGGCTCAGCCGGTTCGCCTGATGCGCCGGGCAGCATTCCGTCGACCGCTGAAGGAGGGAAGGAGATCCCGTACCTGTCCGGCCCGCTGACCATCTTCGTCGACAAGCAAAAACACCGCTTGGCGGTAGCCAGCGGCGGGGTAATCCTGCGAAGCTATGAAGTTGGTCTCGGAGGTGGCAATACGCCAGTGGGCGACTTCATCATTTCCATCAAAGTCGTGAATCCCAACGGTCACGATAACGGCGAATTCGGCAGCCGGGGCATGCAGCTGTCCGACACGAATTACGCCATTCACGGAACGAATGAACCGGACAGCATCGGCAAGGACGAATCGCTCGGATGCATCCGTATGAAGCGTGAGGATATCGAGGAATTATTCAACCTGGTCCCCAAAGGAACGCCGGTGCATATCGCCGAAGGGGGGCTTTTGCCTGATACCGAAGTGGTTCCGCTGGAGCCGTTCAAGACGAAACCTGCCAGTGACCAGACCAACCCCCATGAAGAATACCACTGGCTGAATTAGTACCCGTGAGGGCACATAACTGAAGATAAAGCGGTGTTCATCGCGGCGCAAAATGGATGAATCCCGTGCTTCCAGGCGATCGCGCGTATTAGCTGCCGGTAACGAGGAACAGCACAACGAACAGAATAACCAGCAGGGCGATGCTGATGCCGACCCAGATAATCGCCTTGCGGTTGACTTCTTCTTTC includes these proteins:
- a CDS encoding L,D-transpeptidase; translation: MKNLQYLKDYVEKHHDNKMAWYLLGREYKRSGQEGKANYCFNRAGGVYEAFEQSKIPADMFRDYEEGLLRSARERALRSARIRKLLLSLALLLLVLLPAGASAPGRSTDAVTADGYGGGGTAAEETRPEEQAAQQGDAAADTAVKVLRFTARETGAAAVRRNIASMLGDLSADASAKTAVLGMQRDGKWLLWQGGLPVDYTVDQQKNGRSVIQSYNAALCGCKPDDAGTLKKSGAEWQQRQEQLASLWSALAAYKTAKGSYPESLEQLTGDFPGNWLSGTTPLMEKAFGSLKALAQNGEGGLAQGSAGSPDAPGSIPSTAEGGKEIPYLSGPLTIFVDKQKHRLAVASGGVILRSYEVGLGGGNTPVGDFIISIKVVNPNGHDNGEFGSRGMQLSDTNYAIHGTNEPDSIGKDESLGCIRMKREDIEELFNLVPKGTPVHIAEGGLLPDTEVVPLEPFKTKPASDQTNPHEEYHWLN